The DNA sequence CCATACTGGCATTATATTTGTTTGTACATATAATTGTACTTTATGGTTTTTCAATATAATTAGGTGGTACTTTTACAAAGGGTTCGCAAAGTGAGTTCATCGGCACTTTTTCGCATTAGATCTGCCAGGGCATCCCCTCGCTCCTTGCGACTATGGCTTGCTTGAGAGATATGGTTACCAGTTTCGATGATGCTGGCAAGGGGAAGCACGAAAGTCGTCTTTTTCGTCAGCTCTTCATCAAGCTTTTGATTAACTCGCTGTTTGTCCCATTTGTCGAGATCGGGGCCGCAGGTACTCTTTCCCGGCACATCCAGCCAGACGCAGAGAATACTGGTATCGATAATCAGGACGCGCCTCATAATTCCCCGTCTCGCTTAAGGGCGGCTTCAATGCGGCCTTTGACAGATAAAGTCCCCAGGCTTCCACTGGCGATTAGTTTGGGCAACTGATCGATATCTTCCAGTTGGGTCAGGCGACTGAATCCTGTCGCATCATCACGATGAGCAACCACAATGAACGGCACCATTCCAACCCCCGCTGCATCCAGCAGGGCGGGGTTGTGGGTGGTAACCAGTACATCGATGTTTCGTTCCTTTCCCAGCGTTTTCAGCATCTCAACCAGAAGATGCGCCCGTGAAGGATGCAGTCCATTATCTACCTCTTCTATCACGAGCAGGCTACTTGGTTCGCGGGTCAGCAGGGCAGTGACAATGGCGAGATAACGCAGCGTTCCATCCGACATGCCCCGGGCATCCACCTCATGAGTGGGCTGGTTTTCCCAGCCTTCTTCGCAGTAAAGCATGGCATCGGTCTTGAATTTGCCGACGGGTTCGGTCCAGATGCGCTTGATATCGCGCTCAGGCAGATCCTTGAGATATCGGGTCAGCGTTTCTTCGACGATCTGTTTCCTATCCATTTCCAGGCCAGCTAATACACCGGCAATATTAGAACCATCCGTCAGCAATCTTTCAGATAGCGGGGTGTAATTACGCATATGGCTGGGAATGGGATCAAAGACAAAAATCTTCTGAAGCTGAGATAGCACCAGTTTCGTTCCTTCCACTATTTCTTTTCTTACATTCAATGTTTCGACTTGAGAAAGAATGATATTGGCACGGTTCAAATCATGACGTTTGCCGCGTCCTTGCGTTCCGGTGTAAAAGTAGGTGGGGATTCCAGGTGAGTTGGACTCTTCCTGTTTGGTCTGGAATAGCATCTGTTCTCTGGGATTTTCACTTCGGGGACGATATGTTAAAAGGGTAAGTTCTTCCGCATACACCTCAGCTTTGGTACCATTAACCAAAACAGTAAGGTCGTATCGATAATCCTGTCCTTCATTTTCACTGCCCAAAACAACTGAAATGGTGAATTGTTTTTCCGGCTTACGACAAATCCATTCGATGCCTCCACGCAGCGCAGGAAGATTCACATCTCCGGCGATAGCGGGGAAAATAGCAACACCCTGACTGACACGGTTAAGGAACAGAAGTGCATCCAGGCAATTCGATTTTCCGCTGGCATTGCTGCCAATTAATACGGTGAGCGGGTCAAGATAAAGAGTCGCCTCCTGGAAACTCTTCCAATTCATAAGCTTTAGCTCTTTTATCATAACTATTTCACTTTCCAAGGTTTATTCCGGGTCTGGGTACGATATGGGTCGCACACTTCCCCCACCGCACCTGCTTTTGTATGGTACAACGTCATCAATGACGGCAGTATTGATATATCCGATGATTCATTCAGGGAGTGCCTTCGATGCGTATGAGATCCGGGTAGTACCACATACAGAGAGAAGAATAGTGGTATCGTGAAATAGAAACCTGTCGTTACCATCATCAATACAACTCTTCCAGGTCTTTTTCGGCCAGATCAAGAATGAAGTCCTCAGGGGCAGTAAGTCTCGTTATTTTCTTGTATCGCTCTATTCCCCCATTCTCCAAAGGGTGACCCGGTTGGGTTGTTGTTTTTATGAGCGGCCTGTCTGCTTCTCCCGGCATAGCACCACTTCACGATAGATTATGAAAGCCGATCATATAATAGTGACCGCATCTGATTGATCTCATCAAAAATCACGTATCCAGCGAAGGTAGAATACAGGACCCGGTTTCAGCCCACTCGTAAAGCCAGCATCCCCTCGCAGAAATGATCCCTTCCCACCCAACATGCCATCTACATACGCGAATCTACAACTATGATCTCCCGTCTCCCCGTCCTGCTGATCGTACTCTTTTCTGTTGCGGGCTGCGTCTCTGACCCCCCTACCCCTCCATCCCCTTACAGATCCCCATCACCTCCTCCGCCTCGTACCGCAGCCGGATCTCGCTCGTCCTCCCCTTCCGCTGCCGGATTGAAAGCTCCAGAAGCCCGAGATGGGCAAGGGTCGTCAGCCGCTCGTAAAAGGTGGTATAGGAGATCTCCTCCCGGTCCCTGACCACGGCATAGACCTGGCCCGAGGTGGGGACCGGCCGCTCCGGGAGCGTTGCGATGATCGGGAGGATCCGCCGCTCCTTTGCGGAGAGGACCCGGATTGTCTCCTTCAGCCGGAAGAGCCGGGCATCCCCGGATGCAGAGATGATATCCTCCCTCTCAACGGATCGTCGCCCGGCCCGGTCGGCACTGAGGAGGGAGCGTCGGAGGAGGGCAAGGCCAACCCGGAGATCCGCTCCCTTCTGCGTCTCCGAGACGATGAGATCGAGCATCTCCGGGGAGATGGCATCCGGCAGGGCTGCCCCTTTGACCCGGTCACCGAGGATCGTCCGGATCTCATCCCCCGAGTACGGAGGGAAGAAGATCTCCTCAGGGAGGAGACCTGCATAGACGCTCCCATCGACGAGATCGGCAAGGTCGGTATCGGGGTCGCTCATGGTGAGGATGAGGCCGATCCGGCAGCCCGGATAATCGAGGTACATCCGGGTGAGGGAGGAGAGGATGGTGTTGCGGGCCCCTGCATGAGCGAGATGGCAGAGATCATCGAGGCAGACGAGGAGGACGATATCCCGGTCGATCATCACCCTCGCGATGGCGTCCATCAGCCGCCTGGCAGGGATCCCGGTCCTCGGCGGGGCATGGCCGAGGAGTTTTGTGTAGATTGTGCTGAAGACCAGATACGTCGTCTGGTCGGTCCTGCAGTTCACATAGACCGGGACGAGCCGTTTAGTTGTCTTTTCTATCTCAGTGAAGAGATGTTTCACCGTTGTGGTCTTCCCGGTTCCGGGGAGGCCCCGGCAGAGGGTGGTGACCGGCCGGAACCCATGGAGGCCGGGCCGGATCCGGAAGGCAAGCTCGGCAAGCTGCTTCTCCCGGAAATGCACTGCCTCCGGGGTATGGTCACAGTCAAGGATTGCAGCGTTTTTAAAGAGTGCCTGATTAGTAAGGATGAGCTCCTGCTTCATACCTATCAGAGATGATCATGGTGGATGTAAGGAAGAGCCGTGTGCAGGGTGTGAGTGTTTGTTCCGGTGATAAAGATTACCTGGAGATTCCTTTTTCCTCACCGGGAGAAG is a window from the Methanocalculus alkaliphilus genome containing:
- a CDS encoding AAA family ATPase, producing the protein MIKELKLMNWKSFQEATLYLDPLTVLIGSNASGKSNCLDALLFLNRVSQGVAIFPAIAGDVNLPALRGGIEWICRKPEKQFTISVVLGSENEGQDYRYDLTVLVNGTKAEVYAEELTLLTYRPRSENPREQMLFQTKQEESNSPGIPTYFYTGTQGRGKRHDLNRANIILSQVETLNVRKEIVEGTKLVLSQLQKIFVFDPIPSHMRNYTPLSERLLTDGSNIAGVLAGLEMDRKQIVEETLTRYLKDLPERDIKRIWTEPVGKFKTDAMLYCEEGWENQPTHEVDARGMSDGTLRYLAIVTALLTREPSSLLVIEEVDNGLHPSRAHLLVEMLKTLGKERNIDVLVTTHNPALLDAAGVGMVPFIVVAHRDDATGFSRLTQLEDIDQLPKLIASGSLGTLSVKGRIEAALKRDGEL
- a CDS encoding ORC1-type DNA replication protein; translation: MKQELILTNQALFKNAAILDCDHTPEAVHFREKQLAELAFRIRPGLHGFRPVTTLCRGLPGTGKTTTVKHLFTEIEKTTKRLVPVYVNCRTDQTTYLVFSTIYTKLLGHAPPRTGIPARRLMDAIARVMIDRDIVLLVCLDDLCHLAHAGARNTILSSLTRMYLDYPGCRIGLILTMSDPDTDLADLVDGSVYAGLLPEEIFFPPYSGDEIRTILGDRVKGAALPDAISPEMLDLIVSETQKGADLRVGLALLRRSLLSADRAGRRSVEREDIISASGDARLFRLKETIRVLSAKERRILPIIATLPERPVPTSGQVYAVVRDREEISYTTFYERLTTLAHLGLLELSIRQRKGRTSEIRLRYEAEEVMGICKGMEG